From Thalassoglobus sp. JC818, the proteins below share one genomic window:
- a CDS encoding oligosaccharide flippase family protein has product MSDRILRGGAIVSAGQAVTLGLSFARNLVLAKLIGAENMGISAGFLATMSAVELASDIGMQKQVVQSSDADSPEFLGTAHSMMLIRGLILGAVLFLVAKPCAEWFQAPQAVWAFQLLAFVPIFKSLMNLDVIRIQRSMKFGPFVIVEVVSQVGALVAGVIAAMVTHSYSAVLIAILTQSFLSGAVSHFVAKELYQLKWSPNHTTGMADYGWPLMISGILMFVGLFADRFIVGRAYGLVVLGNYALAYSLTNVPIQAATKILTSLFFPILSKPSASSSFNEHYSQVSQITASAAAAFGAVAILVLPTLIELAYDKEFAEAGTIVGLISVMMVVRLLRTAQAQALLALAETKGLLVSNVMRALGVPVAFGVATIGGSVEAVILIMLLAEVLALLTSVFWLKYARHVPVFPSTTQPIIAFGLVVTIFLVDRYVLESSLPVLRFGLATALSAGLAYHAMTALNGLRTSQRVGATGKIAQPTG; this is encoded by the coding sequence ATGAGTGACCGAATTCTCAGAGGAGGAGCCATTGTTTCTGCTGGTCAGGCAGTGACTCTTGGACTCTCTTTCGCCCGAAATCTTGTTCTCGCCAAATTGATCGGTGCTGAGAACATGGGGATCTCGGCCGGGTTTCTCGCGACGATGTCGGCCGTCGAGTTGGCCAGCGACATCGGCATGCAGAAACAGGTGGTCCAGTCTTCAGACGCCGACAGTCCGGAGTTTCTCGGAACAGCTCATTCGATGATGCTGATTCGAGGATTGATCCTGGGCGCTGTCTTGTTTCTCGTCGCAAAACCATGTGCGGAGTGGTTTCAAGCTCCTCAAGCGGTCTGGGCGTTCCAGCTTTTGGCGTTCGTTCCAATCTTCAAGTCGCTCATGAATCTGGATGTGATTCGGATTCAGCGGAGCATGAAGTTTGGGCCATTTGTGATCGTCGAAGTGGTGTCGCAAGTGGGAGCACTGGTCGCTGGTGTGATTGCCGCGATGGTGACCCACTCTTACTCCGCGGTCTTGATTGCTATCCTGACTCAGTCATTCTTGAGCGGTGCCGTTTCCCATTTTGTGGCGAAAGAACTTTATCAACTCAAGTGGTCGCCGAATCATACGACGGGCATGGCCGACTATGGATGGCCACTCATGATCAGCGGAATTCTGATGTTTGTGGGGCTTTTCGCTGACCGCTTTATCGTTGGTCGCGCTTACGGTCTGGTCGTTCTAGGGAACTACGCACTTGCCTACTCTCTCACAAACGTTCCGATCCAGGCGGCGACGAAGATTCTGACATCGCTCTTCTTCCCAATCCTCTCAAAGCCGAGTGCTTCATCGAGCTTTAATGAGCATTACTCACAGGTGTCACAGATTACTGCTTCCGCTGCAGCTGCGTTTGGAGCGGTCGCGATTCTTGTTCTGCCGACTCTGATCGAATTGGCTTACGACAAGGAGTTCGCCGAGGCGGGAACGATTGTCGGTTTGATTTCCGTAATGATGGTGGTGCGACTGCTGAGAACAGCTCAGGCTCAGGCACTTCTGGCGCTAGCGGAAACAAAAGGCTTGCTGGTGAGTAACGTCATGAGGGCTCTCGGAGTGCCTGTTGCGTTTGGCGTTGCCACGATCGGCGGTTCGGTCGAAGCTGTCATTCTGATTATGCTGCTGGCGGAAGTGCTGGCTCTGTTGACTTCCGTCTTCTGGCTGAAATACGCACGTCACGTTCCTGTCTTTCCGAGTACAACCCAGCCAATCATTGCATTCGGACTGGTGGTTACGATCTTTCTCGTCGATCGGTACGTGTTGGAATCGAGTCTTCCAGTGCTTCGTTTTGGATTGGCCACGGCACTGTCGGCCGGGCTGGCATATCATGCAATGACGGCCCTGAATGGTTTGCGAACCAGTCAGCGCGTCGGGGCGACTGGAAAGATTGCTCAACCAACAGGTTGA
- a CDS encoding glycosyltransferase family 2 protein, with the protein MQGSVIIPAHNESAVIERTLTSLLKSIGDQPVDVFVVCNGCTDDTAAKAKQFAPKVQVIETEIGSKVHALNLGDEAATKFPRIYLDADIDVTPNFVPDMITAMEGDDVSAAWPTVRYETSDSSWIVKAYYYVWPRLPYNQPGRIGVGAYGMNEAARGRFEEFPKIISDDGFVRGQFTKPERTIVPTCQTLVYAPSTASMLIKIRTRSRLGVYELKSTHAAVLERHHSEDNRWETIRTILRPDVLIRFPVYLIISLIVRYRAKKQMANLSSYNWERDDSSRKGDGENADTAQKQNGDSKHETVSSLK; encoded by the coding sequence ATGCAAGGCAGCGTCATCATTCCAGCCCACAACGAATCCGCCGTGATTGAGCGGACGTTGACTTCGTTGTTGAAGAGCATTGGAGATCAACCCGTCGATGTCTTTGTGGTGTGCAATGGGTGTACAGACGACACCGCCGCGAAAGCCAAACAGTTTGCCCCCAAAGTGCAGGTCATCGAAACCGAAATCGGATCGAAGGTCCACGCACTGAACCTTGGGGACGAAGCAGCGACCAAGTTTCCCCGAATCTATCTCGACGCAGATATCGATGTCACACCGAATTTTGTTCCGGATATGATCACGGCAATGGAAGGTGATGATGTCAGTGCCGCCTGGCCAACTGTTCGCTATGAGACCTCAGACTCATCCTGGATCGTCAAAGCTTATTACTACGTTTGGCCGAGACTTCCCTACAACCAGCCAGGGCGAATTGGTGTTGGGGCGTACGGAATGAACGAAGCAGCTCGAGGACGATTCGAGGAGTTCCCGAAAATCATCTCCGATGATGGTTTTGTCCGCGGACAGTTTACGAAGCCTGAGCGAACGATCGTGCCGACCTGTCAGACTCTGGTCTACGCTCCGTCCACAGCTTCCATGCTCATCAAGATTCGAACCCGCAGTCGGCTTGGAGTTTACGAGCTGAAGTCGACTCATGCGGCCGTTTTGGAACGGCACCACTCTGAAGACAATCGCTGGGAAACAATTCGGACGATCCTGCGCCCCGATGTTCTCATCCGTTTTCCCGTTTATCTGATCATCAGTTTGATCGTTCGATACCGGGCGAAGAAGCAGATGGCAAACTTGAGCTCATACAACTGGGAACGAGACGACTCATCTCGAAAAGGGGACGGAGAGAACGCCGACACAGCACAAAAACAAAATGGCGATTCCAAGCACGAAACCGTTTCGTCGTTGAAGTAG
- a CDS encoding glycosyltransferase — protein sequence MIFVTVGSLQSFDRLVQAVDEWVQTSNSSEEVIAQIGKSTYEPKSFQPVETLTPDEYRSTFDRARLVVAHAGMGTIITALETGKLTVVMPRRGHLNETRNDHQMATVSRFKRSERIRVAEDEAALPGVLDELADADESTIAKEVWNPDPNLIIKLKEFIG from the coding sequence ATGATTTTCGTAACCGTCGGGAGCCTGCAATCCTTCGATCGACTCGTTCAAGCAGTCGATGAGTGGGTTCAGACCAGCAACAGTTCCGAAGAGGTGATCGCTCAGATCGGCAAGTCGACATATGAGCCGAAGTCATTCCAACCTGTCGAAACGTTGACCCCGGACGAATATCGGAGTACGTTTGACCGAGCGCGGCTTGTCGTTGCACATGCGGGGATGGGGACCATCATTACCGCGCTTGAAACGGGAAAACTCACGGTGGTGATGCCGCGACGAGGGCATTTGAACGAAACTCGAAACGACCACCAAATGGCAACTGTCAGCCGTTTCAAGCGGTCGGAACGAATTCGCGTCGCGGAAGACGAAGCCGCACTTCCAGGCGTTCTCGATGAATTGGCTGACGCTGATGAGTCGACAATTGCAAAAGAAGTCTGGAATCCCGACCCAAATCTGATTATCAAATTAAAAGAGTTCATCGGTTAA
- a CDS encoding Coenzyme F420 hydrogenase/dehydrogenase, beta subunit C-terminal domain, whose translation MTSSFETIERIKKQQLCCGCGACAYVSPELFQLENVENEGIRPQRLTTESNADTQRQEAEAVAVCPGKELKHENLGIPENIKDLIAGWGPVRGVWEGHAADEEIRFHGSSGGGISALALFGLEKKAASGVLHTVMDTENPVLNKTVLSTTRDELLGGAGSRYSPASPCERLDLIEQADGQAVFIGKPCDVAALKKVRRIRPELDKKIQVTIALFCAGTPSTAGTRAVLKKMGFESDNEIRSFRYRGKGWPGHATAVSHEGREEKMTYDQSWGDILTRHVQWRCRVCIDHTGEFADIAIGDPWYRTPKEGEQGDSLIVARTEAGEKFIREAIEAGYLRAEQIDPQLLPASQPNLLKTRGKVWGRLVACRMLFAGAPRYRGMPMFQFWMSQLTLNEKFKSIVGTLRRIVMRRYLGKR comes from the coding sequence ATGACGTCGAGCTTCGAAACAATCGAACGAATCAAAAAGCAGCAGTTGTGCTGTGGCTGTGGGGCGTGCGCGTATGTCAGCCCCGAGTTGTTTCAGCTGGAAAACGTCGAAAACGAAGGGATTCGACCTCAGCGACTGACAACGGAGTCAAACGCCGACACACAACGACAAGAGGCGGAAGCTGTTGCTGTCTGTCCGGGCAAAGAACTGAAACACGAAAATCTGGGCATCCCTGAAAACATCAAAGATCTGATTGCCGGGTGGGGACCTGTTCGGGGAGTCTGGGAAGGCCACGCTGCGGACGAAGAGATTCGCTTTCATGGTTCGAGTGGAGGAGGGATCAGTGCTCTTGCTCTGTTTGGGTTAGAGAAGAAGGCTGCCTCCGGAGTCTTGCACACCGTCATGGATACCGAGAACCCGGTTCTGAACAAGACCGTTCTCAGCACGACTCGTGACGAGTTGCTAGGGGGAGCAGGGTCTCGGTATTCACCGGCAAGCCCGTGCGAACGATTGGATCTGATCGAACAGGCAGACGGGCAAGCGGTTTTCATTGGAAAACCCTGCGATGTTGCAGCTTTAAAGAAGGTGCGTAGGATACGGCCTGAACTCGATAAGAAAATTCAGGTGACCATCGCACTTTTCTGTGCTGGCACTCCATCAACGGCAGGGACGAGAGCTGTTCTGAAAAAGATGGGCTTCGAGTCGGACAACGAAATTCGCTCGTTCCGCTATCGAGGGAAGGGGTGGCCCGGACACGCGACTGCGGTCAGCCACGAGGGACGCGAAGAGAAGATGACCTACGATCAATCGTGGGGAGACATTCTAACCCGTCACGTTCAGTGGAGATGCCGAGTCTGTATCGATCACACCGGAGAATTTGCGGACATCGCCATCGGAGATCCTTGGTACCGGACTCCGAAAGAAGGTGAGCAGGGTGATTCTCTGATCGTTGCGAGAACAGAAGCTGGCGAAAAATTCATTCGAGAGGCGATCGAAGCTGGCTACCTTCGGGCTGAACAAATCGATCCGCAACTCCTGCCTGCTTCACAGCCAAACCTATTGAAGACGCGAGGAAAAGTCTGGGGGCGACTCGTGGCCTGCCGGATGTTGTTTGCCGGAGCTCCGCGCTACCGTGGAATGCCAATGTTTCAGTTCTGGATGAGTCAGCTCACGCTGAATGAGAAGTTCAAATCCATCGTCGGAACACTGCGCCGAATTGTGATGCGGCGCTATCTCGGCAAGCGCTAG
- a CDS encoding glycosyltransferase, with protein sequence MADVKRKKVLAVASRGGHWTQLLRLRDAFSDCDVVFISTVPEYASMVEGERFRVVPEGNRDSKWKMLRSLVALIQVVVSERPDVIITTGAAPGFFALRIGKFIGAKTMWIDSIANAEELSYSGKLALKQADVVLTQWEHLSSREGAQYWGSVI encoded by the coding sequence TTGGCGGACGTTAAGCGAAAAAAAGTGCTCGCTGTTGCATCTCGAGGAGGGCATTGGACACAACTGCTCCGCCTCCGAGACGCATTCTCTGATTGTGATGTCGTCTTCATCAGTACTGTCCCTGAATACGCTTCGATGGTTGAGGGAGAGCGGTTTCGAGTCGTCCCCGAAGGCAATCGCGACAGCAAATGGAAAATGCTGCGATCCCTGGTCGCGCTGATTCAAGTTGTCGTCAGCGAACGTCCGGACGTGATCATCACGACCGGGGCAGCTCCAGGTTTCTTCGCTCTCCGAATCGGAAAATTCATCGGCGCCAAAACGATGTGGATCGACAGCATCGCCAACGCGGAAGAGCTTTCGTATTCCGGCAAGTTGGCGTTGAAGCAGGCCGACGTCGTCCTGACGCAGTGGGAACATCTCTCGAGTCGTGAGGGAGCACAATACTGGGGATCGGTGATATGA
- a CDS encoding DNA polymerase Y family protein, producing MTMRALCVWIPNWPIQRAWIDQPERKKNILVLQAVGPKDQKVVAACCPQARACGVLPRLPVADAEVLLEESFSETNPFPKPKPTPSNEQNLRTAQNRLVHFETYQPEADRQALLKLAWECERFSPCVGLEASDEPDCLLMDVSGCAPLFGGEEHLIEAVLSEMRDRELDARLAIAPTVGAAWAFAHQRTAESPTTIISEAQLPSLLRPLSIRLLRLSSRTVHSLEELGLRTVRQLLQLPRRTLPSRFPAELLTRLDQLQGSMPEEIAAERRPECDEQIWESEETINDRATLEFVLKPQLDRLVQKLLPAELGVRLLSCELTAIGQQSLSTQIELLRPTQSASHLLELITLRWEHQQLPEQIFRITLRAKQTSPLSKRQAKLFDDATHQTDSSALEHLIERLHSRLGPEAVVRVQFAAEEQPELAVRFIPAMASFRSQPLSPPPVLGFLKRPLWLKQTPVEITVGKLTSDGFPHDFRCDRQRHQVAHAWGPERITTGWWRHDYIKRDYFHIETRVGLHFWIFRDLNTQTWYLHAAFD from the coding sequence ATGACGATGCGAGCGTTGTGCGTGTGGATTCCCAACTGGCCCATCCAGCGAGCATGGATCGATCAGCCTGAACGCAAAAAGAACATTCTCGTTCTTCAGGCCGTCGGCCCCAAGGACCAGAAAGTCGTGGCAGCCTGCTGTCCGCAAGCCAGAGCCTGCGGCGTTTTGCCACGCCTGCCAGTGGCGGATGCTGAAGTCTTGCTTGAAGAGAGTTTCTCGGAAACCAACCCGTTTCCAAAACCGAAACCAACTCCTTCCAACGAGCAGAATCTGCGGACTGCTCAAAATCGCCTCGTTCATTTTGAAACATACCAGCCAGAGGCAGACCGTCAGGCGTTACTCAAACTCGCTTGGGAGTGTGAGCGTTTTTCTCCGTGTGTCGGATTAGAAGCATCCGACGAACCCGACTGCTTATTGATGGATGTCTCTGGCTGCGCTCCTCTCTTCGGAGGAGAAGAACATCTCATCGAAGCTGTCTTATCGGAAATGCGTGATCGTGAACTCGATGCACGTCTGGCCATCGCCCCCACCGTCGGCGCTGCCTGGGCATTCGCTCATCAGCGAACTGCAGAATCGCCCACAACCATCATTTCCGAAGCACAGTTGCCCTCATTATTACGTCCGCTTTCAATTCGCTTGCTGCGACTCTCTTCGCGAACGGTTCATTCTCTCGAAGAACTCGGCCTGCGAACCGTCCGCCAATTACTCCAGCTGCCGCGTCGAACTTTACCGTCGCGATTCCCCGCTGAACTGCTGACGAGACTCGATCAGTTGCAAGGCAGCATGCCCGAAGAAATCGCTGCCGAACGTCGACCGGAATGCGACGAACAAATCTGGGAAAGCGAAGAGACCATCAACGACAGGGCAACTCTTGAGTTCGTCCTGAAGCCCCAACTCGACCGCCTCGTGCAGAAACTCCTCCCTGCCGAGTTGGGAGTCCGCCTTCTCTCATGTGAACTGACCGCGATCGGCCAGCAAAGTCTCTCCACGCAAATTGAACTGCTCCGCCCAACTCAGTCAGCATCGCACTTGCTGGAACTGATCACACTTCGCTGGGAACACCAGCAACTGCCCGAACAGATTTTTCGGATCACACTCCGCGCCAAGCAAACCAGCCCTCTGAGTAAACGTCAGGCGAAACTTTTTGACGACGCAACTCACCAGACCGATTCGTCTGCGTTAGAGCATCTAATTGAACGACTTCACAGCCGACTCGGTCCGGAAGCAGTCGTCAGAGTTCAGTTCGCCGCCGAAGAACAACCCGAACTCGCTGTGCGGTTTATCCCGGCGATGGCTTCTTTCCGAAGCCAACCCCTTTCTCCCCCTCCAGTCCTCGGATTTCTTAAACGTCCGCTCTGGCTCAAGCAGACTCCCGTTGAGATCACCGTCGGGAAACTGACTTCCGATGGATTCCCGCACGATTTTCGGTGTGACCGACAACGGCATCAGGTCGCGCATGCCTGGGGACCGGAACGCATTACCACAGGTTGGTGGAGACACGACTACATCAAGCGAGATTATTTCCACATCGAGACCCGAGTCGGTCTGCACTTCTGGATCTTCCGCGATCTCAACACACAGACCTGGTATCTGCACGCAGCCTTCGATTGA
- a CDS encoding exopolysaccharide biosynthesis polyprenyl glycosylphosphotransferase, with amino-acid sequence MSAQKRFARLEALEQQSAHTLARYCQVHSGAHKFGNHAKLSLASLVQSLVTSLPLVVTDTVVMWFVLLTATGIAERLLGLPTTTIQSQTAFISAVLMFPLARLAGMYPGFGMNPVVEFRNILRCSGMALLIFVAVGMTMLLKSWTFFLTASAIAYLLSIVVFPSARFVVRTFMAAVPFWGAPVLIYGTPQIATDLYRRLKQMPDRGFRPVGVLLSPEDYWSHEQNNCAPDIPYSDVRSCFDVANKQKATWVLISHEVPIEQEELEPGLLAIPNRVHLASSSFDMGPWDQIYTVGPTCGLWVGGVVPKSLKVAAKRFIDIAMTICGGLVLSPLLAFISIAIKLSSKGPILYGQKRVGLGGETFTAWKFRSMVPNADKVLDEYLQNNDAAREEWEQTHKLKNDPRVTWIGKFIRTTSFDEFPQLWNVFVGEMSIVGPRPIVNSPTYDQSYIVDYPHEFSAYKTVRPGITGMWQVSCRNAGVYEKRIYWDMYYIRHWSLWLDMYIILRTIRTVLLREGSA; translated from the coding sequence GTGTCAGCTCAAAAGCGATTTGCTCGGTTAGAAGCTCTCGAACAGCAAAGCGCCCATACCCTTGCTCGTTATTGCCAGGTTCACTCCGGGGCACACAAATTTGGAAACCACGCGAAGCTCTCGCTGGCGAGCCTCGTGCAATCACTGGTCACATCGCTCCCACTGGTTGTGACAGATACAGTGGTCATGTGGTTCGTACTGCTGACCGCTACGGGGATCGCCGAACGACTCCTGGGATTGCCGACGACCACGATTCAAAGTCAGACGGCATTCATCTCTGCGGTTCTGATGTTTCCGCTCGCTCGACTCGCGGGCATGTATCCCGGGTTCGGCATGAACCCAGTCGTTGAGTTCCGAAACATTCTGCGATGCTCAGGCATGGCGTTGCTCATCTTCGTTGCTGTCGGCATGACGATGCTTTTGAAGAGTTGGACCTTCTTCCTGACAGCATCAGCCATCGCTTATCTGCTGTCTATTGTGGTGTTCCCTTCCGCACGATTTGTCGTTCGGACATTCATGGCTGCTGTTCCTTTCTGGGGAGCACCGGTTTTGATCTATGGAACTCCTCAAATCGCCACGGACTTATACCGCCGTTTGAAGCAAATGCCTGACCGCGGGTTCCGACCTGTCGGTGTGCTGCTTTCACCAGAAGACTACTGGAGCCACGAGCAGAACAACTGTGCTCCAGACATTCCTTACTCAGACGTTCGCTCCTGTTTTGATGTCGCGAATAAACAGAAGGCGACCTGGGTTCTCATCTCGCACGAGGTCCCGATTGAACAGGAAGAACTCGAGCCAGGACTTCTTGCGATTCCCAACCGTGTTCACCTGGCATCATCCAGCTTCGACATGGGACCTTGGGATCAGATTTATACTGTTGGTCCAACATGCGGACTTTGGGTCGGTGGAGTTGTGCCAAAATCTCTGAAGGTGGCAGCAAAGCGATTCATCGACATCGCTATGACCATTTGCGGCGGACTTGTTCTGTCCCCGTTGCTCGCATTCATTTCGATCGCAATTAAGTTGTCATCGAAAGGCCCAATTCTTTACGGTCAGAAACGTGTCGGGCTGGGCGGAGAGACTTTCACAGCCTGGAAGTTCCGGTCGATGGTTCCCAATGCGGACAAGGTCCTCGATGAGTATCTGCAAAACAATGACGCTGCACGCGAAGAGTGGGAACAGACACACAAGTTGAAGAATGACCCTCGAGTGACCTGGATCGGGAAGTTCATTCGAACCACCAGCTTTGACGAATTCCCACAACTCTGGAATGTGTTCGTTGGGGAAATGTCGATTGTTGGCCCACGGCCGATCGTCAATTCGCCAACTTACGATCAAAGCTACATCGTCGACTATCCTCATGAGTTCAGTGCGTACAAGACTGTGAGACCGGGGATCACGGGAATGTGGCAGGTCAGTTGTCGTAACGCTGGTGTCTATGAGAAGCGAATCTACTGGGACATGTACTACATCCGACACTGGTCTTTGTGGCTCGACATGTACATCATCCTCCGCACAATCCGCACAGTTCTGCTCCGTGAAGGCTCCGCTTAG
- a CDS encoding DUF1501 domain-containing protein → MGLRKFPCGQTRREFVWEMGNGFAGVALASLLGGSGFGQRSSYAESGTDSSNPLASRPGQITAKAKSCIFLMMNGAPSQVDTFDYKPELEKYAGKQLPEDKNFINSGGRKVGFLTPAWRPFRPGGESGMLISDYFPNIRKHADKLCVLNSCHTDSHAHGSALVAMNTGMTQIGRPSLGSWTVYGLGTENENLPGYVVMLDKRGGPISGQPNWSSGFMPASYSGTLFRPVGNPILNLERPPMVTSEIQREQLDLLSALNENHLNARKNGADLAARITNYELAYRMQSAAPEAVDLSEESQSTLEMYGVGQEPTNEYGRNCLVARRLVERGVRFIQLYSGGGHLEETWDAHESIEKNHGQHGAEVDQPISALLTDLEQRGLLDETLVVWGGEFGRMPFSEGPGAPGRNHNPYGFSMWMAGGGIRGGQTFGSTDELGFAAVEDKVHLHDLHATILHQMGLDHELLSYFHQGRDETLTDVGGRVIREIIA, encoded by the coding sequence ATGGGACTCAGAAAATTTCCTTGCGGACAAACTCGACGAGAATTCGTCTGGGAAATGGGGAACGGGTTCGCAGGAGTCGCGCTGGCCAGCCTCCTCGGTGGATCTGGTTTCGGGCAACGTAGCTCCTACGCAGAATCCGGCACCGATTCCTCGAACCCTCTGGCAAGTCGCCCTGGTCAAATCACAGCCAAAGCAAAGTCATGCATCTTCCTCATGATGAACGGCGCACCGTCTCAAGTGGACACGTTCGACTACAAACCCGAACTCGAAAAGTACGCCGGAAAGCAACTTCCCGAAGACAAAAACTTCATCAACTCCGGCGGGAGAAAAGTTGGCTTTCTGACACCTGCTTGGCGTCCTTTTCGTCCCGGAGGAGAGAGCGGCATGCTGATTTCCGACTATTTTCCCAACATCCGCAAGCATGCTGACAAGCTATGCGTTCTGAATTCCTGTCATACCGACAGCCACGCTCACGGCTCAGCACTCGTCGCGATGAACACCGGGATGACGCAAATTGGACGTCCCTCACTCGGCAGCTGGACTGTCTACGGACTCGGAACTGAGAACGAAAATCTGCCTGGCTATGTCGTGATGCTCGACAAACGCGGCGGCCCCATCAGCGGTCAGCCCAACTGGTCGAGTGGATTCATGCCCGCCAGCTATTCGGGAACTTTATTCAGACCCGTTGGCAATCCCATCCTGAATCTCGAGCGACCACCGATGGTCACTTCAGAGATTCAACGTGAACAATTGGATCTTTTAAGTGCACTAAACGAAAACCATCTGAACGCTCGAAAGAATGGTGCAGACCTCGCTGCCCGCATTACGAATTACGAACTCGCTTACCGCATGCAATCTGCTGCACCGGAAGCAGTCGACCTCAGCGAAGAATCCCAATCAACACTCGAGATGTACGGAGTCGGTCAGGAGCCGACGAATGAATATGGACGCAATTGCCTCGTCGCTCGTCGCCTTGTTGAGCGCGGCGTGAGGTTCATTCAGCTCTACTCGGGTGGTGGACACCTCGAAGAAACTTGGGACGCTCACGAAAGCATCGAAAAGAATCACGGCCAGCACGGCGCCGAAGTCGATCAGCCAATCTCTGCCCTTCTCACCGACCTCGAACAACGTGGTCTTCTCGACGAAACGCTCGTCGTATGGGGTGGAGAATTCGGCCGCATGCCTTTCAGCGAAGGCCCGGGCGCTCCCGGCCGAAACCACAATCCTTACGGCTTCAGCATGTGGATGGCGGGTGGAGGAATCCGCGGAGGTCAAACATTCGGCTCCACCGACGAACTCGGATTTGCCGCGGTCGAAGATAAAGTTCACCTGCACGATCTGCATGCGACAATTCTTCACCAGATGGGACTCGATCACGAGCTTCTCAGCTACTTCCATCAGGGACGTGACGAAACACTGACCGACGTCGGAGGACGAGTCATTCGAGAGATCATCGCCTAG
- a CDS encoding polysaccharide pyruvyl transferase family protein, with product MGAPLDTGNLGVSALALSVIESIAKRHPNWVPVLLDYSRGEFLSSTRLSNGEELELVHIGTSVSRRFWRTDNLNFIRFAQQIGFPHNALKAFRNSQSVLDISGGDSFTDLYGPRRFEDMTVRKQLALRAGGKLILLPQTYGPYSTDQTFRVASELVQNSIASWARDGRSFETLNKMMNGKGDEGQARLGVDVAFGLPLLPPDEAVQSQVKAWSEDSLTTVGINVSGLIYNGGEDAQAQYGLKGNYRELVDKLVRKFLADESVRVVLVPHVIPPNNPVESDLTACEAVRNAVPQELQSRLEVIPALSDPRCAKWVISHCDWFCGTRMHSTIASLSTQVPTGALAYSLKTKGVFETCDCGDCVIELRDDSVETCVQGMWDCFQRREEIRETLASSIPRIAEQVEEQADSIVRAMEGIAHSELVEQA from the coding sequence ATGGGAGCTCCACTCGATACCGGAAATCTCGGTGTCTCTGCTTTGGCTCTTTCAGTGATTGAAAGCATTGCGAAACGGCATCCAAACTGGGTGCCTGTACTGCTTGATTATTCGAGAGGAGAGTTTCTTTCGAGCACTCGCTTGAGCAATGGGGAAGAGCTGGAACTGGTTCACATCGGGACGTCTGTCTCACGTCGTTTCTGGAGAACGGACAACCTCAACTTTATCCGATTCGCTCAACAGATCGGGTTTCCGCACAACGCACTGAAGGCGTTTCGCAACAGCCAAAGCGTTCTCGATATCAGTGGCGGAGACAGTTTTACGGATCTCTATGGGCCGAGACGATTTGAGGATATGACGGTCCGAAAGCAACTTGCTCTTCGGGCTGGTGGCAAGTTGATTCTGCTTCCGCAGACGTATGGTCCTTATTCAACCGATCAGACGTTTCGTGTCGCTTCCGAACTCGTTCAGAACTCGATAGCTTCCTGGGCCAGAGACGGTCGAAGCTTCGAAACGCTCAATAAGATGATGAATGGCAAGGGAGACGAAGGACAGGCTCGCCTCGGAGTTGACGTCGCCTTCGGACTTCCGCTTCTGCCTCCGGATGAAGCTGTTCAATCACAAGTGAAAGCGTGGAGCGAAGATTCGCTCACAACTGTTGGGATCAATGTCAGTGGACTCATTTACAACGGCGGCGAAGATGCTCAAGCCCAGTACGGCTTGAAAGGAAATTACCGCGAACTGGTCGACAAGCTGGTTCGAAAGTTCCTTGCCGACGAGTCAGTTCGCGTCGTTCTTGTGCCGCACGTGATCCCTCCGAACAACCCTGTCGAATCGGATCTCACTGCGTGCGAAGCGGTTCGCAATGCGGTGCCTCAGGAATTGCAATCCCGTTTGGAAGTCATTCCAGCACTCTCTGACCCGAGATGTGCGAAGTGGGTCATCAGTCACTGTGACTGGTTCTGTGGAACGCGGATGCATTCGACAATCGCTTCGTTGTCGACCCAAGTTCCAACCGGAGCATTGGCTTACAGCTTGAAAACCAAAGGCGTCTTCGAGACATGCGATTGCGGCGACTGTGTGATCGAACTCAGAGATGATTCTGTGGAGACATGTGTGCAAGGCATGTGGGACTGTTTCCAACGCCGTGAAGAGATTCGCGAGACACTCGCATCTTCGATTCCACGAATTGCCGAACAGGTCGAAGAACAGGCGGACTCCATCGTCAGAGCCATGGAAGGGATCGCTCATTCAGAGTTGGTTGAACAAGCATGA